AGGACGCAAACGACATTCAAATAATCCGATGACCCCAAATGCCGCGATTGCGGAATTTGAAACCGTTGACTCAGGTGAAGAGTCACCATCATCAGTGAAAAGATTCTTCACGATACAGGTGAGTCTGCCTTTCCTTGAGATTAAAAGAGAAGGGTTCTCACCCCGGGGATCCGGCATTCGACTGGATAAAACTGGTGCCGAAGGGGGGATTTGAACCCCCACAGGTTGCCCCACACGCCCCTCAAACGTGCGTGTCTACCAGTTCCACCACTTCGGCAAATCGGCGATATTATAGGTTTTTAGTCTTGTTTCTGTCAAGTTGTCTCCGCCCAAAATCGTGCGATCGCATCCCGGCACAACTTGTCATCCCTGAATCGCTAATGTACTATACCTACTGGCCCACACGAAAAATGTTCAGCCCGGGATTAGAAAAGTGAAGCACTACTCTGTGGAATATGTAAAAGGCACTCCCATTTGGGATGACGGGCCGCGGGATCGGCTGCCTGAGATTGCCATGATCGGGCGGTCAAATGTTGGAAAGTCCTCGTTGATCAATTATCTCCTGGGACATAAAATCGCCTATATTTCCAGAACGCCTGGGAAGACACAGTTGATTCACTACTTCAGAATCAATCAGGCCTTTTATCTGGTGGATCTACCCGGCTATGGTTATGCCCGTGTCCCGAAAGGGCAGCGGGAGCAGTTTGGAGCGATGATTGAGGACTATCTCTCCAAGCGGGAAATGCTCCGGGCCGTTGTCATGTTGATTGATCTTCGGCATCCTGGCCAGGCGATTGATCTCCAGGTAAAAGAATGGCTGAACGCAATTCAGCTTGACACCCTCTATGTCGCGACAAAAGGGGATAAGATCAAGCGTTCGCAACGAAAAAAACAGTCCGATGAGGTCAAGAATATATTTGGAATTTCAAACCTGGTGATCACATCAACCCTAAAAAAAGAGGGAAAAGAAGCGCTTTGGGAGGAGATCGAGTCAGTCTTATCAAAAACATCCCATGAGAGTGAAGGGTGAATGGGGAAAGGTGAAGGGTTCAGCACCTCCCTGTCTTTCTTCAGAACTAGGCACGAGGAACCCAGCCCACAGGTTAAAGGCTTTCTAAGAGTCTACGGCCTTCAGCCTATTCACCTGAATCTTTACAATTACTTTATTTCAACGAAGGAACGCTCCCACAACTCATCCAGCCATTTTCTCCGAAGGTGTTCTCTCTTTTCCGAGATAACTATCTCTTCAATTTCAGGACGCACCTGCTCGAGAGGACGCAGGCGCCCTTCCTGTCGCTCCTGGACCTTGAATATGTGAAAGCCCATGGGCGTTCGAACCAGGGGACTGATCTCTCCCTCCCCAAGATTGAAAACCACCCGGCCAATCGGAACAGCGAGATCCCCTTTATTGAAGAATCCAAGATCTCCCCCTCTCTGGGCTTCAGGCCCGTCACTATATTTCTGGACAAGCTGAAAGAACGCAGACTCTTTTTTTGCTTCGGAAAGAACCCTCTCCGCTTCCATCCGGACCTCTTCAATCTGCTCTGCGGTCGATGTCTCTGAAACACGAAACAGGATCTGTCGGAGTCGAATCCGGTCTGTCAGTTTAAACCGCTCCGGATGATCCTGGTAGTAGGCCTGAACATCTACATCCATGAGGAGCATCTTTGACTCGACCTCACGATTGATTAATTTTAAGGCAATCAAACGGTTTTCCAGATTACTCACGTACCGATCCCACGTAATGTTTCCTTGAGAGACCGCAGATCTCAGCGCCGACCGGTCGGGGAATTTATTCTGGCGTGCGATATCGTTCAAGGCAAAATCCAATTCAGAATCAGAAACACGGACCCCTCTCCGGCTTGCCTCTTGAAGAATGAGTTTTTCCTCAATCATCAAACTCAACAACCTTTTTTGGTAAAATGGGAGGTCCTCATCCAAGATCACTTGACCTCTTTCCAAAGGTGTCATTCCAGCCGATTGTGCAGCAAGATCAAGATCACTCTGCGTGATAATTTCACGATT
This genomic interval from Candidatus Manganitrophaceae bacterium contains the following:
- a CDS encoding YihA family ribosome biogenesis GTP-binding protein, which encodes MANVLYLLAHTKNVQPGIRKVKHYSVEYVKGTPIWDDGPRDRLPEIAMIGRSNVGKSSLINYLLGHKIAYISRTPGKTQLIHYFRINQAFYLVDLPGYGYARVPKGQREQFGAMIEDYLSKREMLRAVVMLIDLRHPGQAIDLQVKEWLNAIQLDTLYVATKGDKIKRSQRKKQSDEVKNIFGISNLVITSTLKKEGKEALWEEIESVLSKTSHESEG